A stretch of Candidatus Nanogingivalaceae bacterium DNA encodes these proteins:
- the tsaD gene encoding tRNA (adenosine(37)-N6)-threonylcarbamoyltransferase complex transferase subunit TsaD — translation MKILGIESTCDETAAAVVEFDADQITRESSPRLNLLSSVVHSQIDIHAQFGGVIPEVAARSHIEYANPVVRKALARAGVSFEDLDGIAVSYAPGLIGSLLVGTLTARTYARIFNKPFYPIHHVEAHVYANFLNEKPPKFPFLALVVSGGHSQIVLFKAHGDYQILGETQDDAVGEAFDKVAKIIGLPYPGGPAISKAAQNGDSSKYKLPKARLKGKYDFSFSGLKTAVLRAVQKEVGVDFNFPSFELAAKLSEQQRNDFAASFQKTAVETLVDKLELAVKDFAPTTVVIAGGVAANSALREELVKRVSDKLPDPVIFTPPELCTDNAAMVATLGAFQAVLSEPQNPLELEVKPSLSMSDSNW, via the coding sequence ATGAAAATACTAGGAATTGAAAGCACTTGCGATGAAACTGCGGCGGCCGTGGTTGAATTTGATGCAGATCAAATTACGCGCGAAAGTTCGCCAAGATTAAATTTGCTCTCAAGTGTGGTTCATTCACAGATTGATATTCACGCGCAATTTGGTGGTGTGATTCCTGAGGTGGCGGCTCGTTCGCATATTGAATATGCGAATCCTGTAGTTCGAAAAGCGCTCGCGCGCGCTGGTGTTTCTTTTGAAGATCTCGATGGGATTGCCGTTTCTTATGCGCCAGGTTTAATTGGCTCGCTTTTGGTTGGCACATTAACCGCGCGAACTTATGCACGAATTTTCAATAAACCTTTTTATCCAATTCATCATGTTGAAGCGCACGTTTATGCGAATTTTTTGAACGAAAAACCGCCAAAGTTTCCATTTTTGGCGCTAGTTGTATCGGGCGGTCATTCGCAAATTGTTTTGTTTAAAGCTCACGGCGATTATCAAATTTTGGGCGAAACTCAAGATGATGCGGTTGGTGAAGCTTTCGATAAAGTTGCAAAAATTATCGGTTTGCCTTATCCGGGCGGTCCAGCAATTTCGAAAGCAGCGCAAAATGGAGATTCTTCAAAATATAAGTTGCCAAAAGCGCGCTTAAAAGGGAAGTATGACTTTAGTTTTTCGGGCTTAAAAACGGCTGTTTTGCGAGCGGTTCAAAAAGAAGTTGGTGTTGATTTTAACTTTCCTTCTTTCGAATTAGCGGCAAAACTCAGTGAACAGCAACGAAACGATTTTGCGGCAAGTTTTCAAAAAACGGCAGTTGAAACTTTGGTTGATAAGCTTGAGCTTGCGGTGAAAGATTTTGCGCCAACAACAGTTGTGATTGCTGGCGGTGTGGCGGCAAATTCAGCGTTAAGGGAAGAATTAGTTAAGCGAGTTTCAGATAAATTGCCGGATCCAGTGATTTTCACTCCACCGGAACTTTGCACCGACAATGCTGCAATGGTAGCAACATTGGGTGCTTTTCAAGCTGTGCTGAGCGAACCGCAAAATCCGCTCGAGCTTGAGGTTAAGCCTTCACTTTCGATGAGTGACTCAAATTGGTAA
- the rpsT gene encoding 30S ribosomal protein S20, with product MPIIKSAVKRMRQTAKRRERNVGIKKDIKGAVKAFVAEPSAKSLSKAQSELDKAVKKGLIKKNTAARRKSSLAAAAKKAGVKLA from the coding sequence ATGCCAATTATTAAATCTGCTGTAAAGCGAATGCGACAAACCGCAAAACGACGCGAACGCAACGTTGGAATTAAAAAAGATATCAAAGGTGCAGTAAAAGCTTTTGTTGCTGAACCAAGCGCAAAAAGCCTTTCAAAAGCACAAAGCGAACTAGACAAAGCTGTTAAAAAAGGTCTTATCAAGAAAAATACAGCTGCCCGCCGAAAATCTTCTCTTGCCGCTGCTGCGAAAAAAGCTGGCGTAAAACTTGCTTAA
- the truB gene encoding tRNA pseudouridine(55) synthase TruB, translating into MAFFENDSGRILIDKPAGITSFGVVARIRRVLKNEFGKKIKVGHTGTLDPFATGLLVLLYGKETKNAMSLTKLDKVYEAEFTLGQISSTGDPEGEISKCENFEVPTFEQIKKEIKTNFLGKIEQTPPAFSAIKIDGKRAYDLARKGEDFEIPKRTVEIFDFEILSYDFPKLKVRTHVSSGTYIRSLAEDLGENLGCGAFCSQLRRTKIADFDISKAKKLEDFGILD; encoded by the coding sequence ATGGCGTTTTTCGAAAACGATAGCGGGCGAATCTTAATTGATAAGCCCGCTGGAATTACTAGCTTTGGTGTTGTGGCAAGAATTCGCCGTGTGCTAAAAAATGAGTTTGGTAAAAAAATAAAAGTTGGCCACACAGGAACGCTCGACCCTTTTGCGACCGGGCTTTTAGTTTTGTTATATGGTAAAGAAACTAAAAATGCGATGAGTCTCACTAAGCTTGATAAAGTCTATGAGGCTGAATTTACACTTGGCCAAATTTCCAGCACGGGTGATCCAGAAGGTGAGATTTCGAAATGCGAGAATTTTGAAGTTCCAACTTTCGAACAGATTAAAAAAGAAATTAAAACTAACTTTTTGGGCAAAATTGAACAAACACCGCCAGCTTTTAGTGCGATTAAAATTGATGGTAAGCGCGCTTACGATTTAGCGCGAAAGGGTGAAGATTTTGAAATTCCTAAACGCACGGTTGAAATTTTTGATTTCGAAATTTTAAGTTATGATTTTCCAAAACTAAAAGTTCGCACGCATGTTTCAAGTGGGACTTATATTCGTTCACTAGCGGAAGATTTGGGTGAAAATTTGGGTTGCGGTGCATTCTGTTCGCAACTTCGGCGCACAAAAATTGCCGATTTTGATATTTCGAAAGCTAAAAAGCTTGAAGATTTTGGAATTTTAGATTAG
- the orn gene encoding oligoribonuclease has protein sequence MKSAKILWIDLEMTGLDPQKDRILEVAAIATDWDFNEIATFESAVKVDEKTLESRMVGEFWDTFSETRNALKLQNSRATKNSQEVEADLIKFVEENFAEELTNGEKILLGGNSIHQDRRFIRAEWKKLEKMLHYRMLDVSAWKVVMSAKFKRVFAKPENHRALDDIRGSIEELKFYLKKVKK, from the coding sequence ATGAAAAGCGCAAAAATTCTTTGGATTGATTTAGAAATGACTGGTCTTGATCCGCAAAAAGACCGGATTTTAGAAGTTGCCGCAATTGCGACAGACTGGGATTTTAACGAAATTGCCACTTTTGAAAGTGCGGTTAAAGTTGATGAAAAAACACTCGAAAGCCGAATGGTTGGCGAGTTTTGGGATACTTTTAGTGAAACGCGCAATGCTTTAAAATTACAAAACTCTCGTGCTACGAAAAATTCACAAGAAGTTGAAGCGGACTTAATTAAATTTGTAGAAGAAAACTTTGCGGAAGAACTTACGAATGGCGAAAAGATTCTTTTGGGCGGAAATTCAATTCACCAAGATCGCCGATTTATTCGTGCGGAATGGAAAAAACTTGAAAAAATGTTGCATTATCGAATGCTAGATGTTTCGGCGTGGAAAGTTGTGATGAGTGCCAAGTTTAAACGGGTTTTTGCCAAGCCCGAAAACCACCGTGCGTTGGATGATATTCGCGGTTCGATTGAAGAGTTGAAATTTTATTTAAAAAAGGTGAAAAAATAA
- a CDS encoding uracil-DNA glycosylase family protein yields METIEKLTAEIMADPQNSIYTKQGIKPLFTIPKTARINIVGQAPGIRAQESGLYWNDPSGDNLREWLGVSKEQFYNSGLFAIIPMDFYFPGHGKSGDLPPRKGFAEKWHKRVLALAPDIELTILIGNYAQHYYLNQKSSDKLTETVKNYKSYLPEYFPLVHPSPRNNIWQAKNPWFKDEVIPDLQKIIQEIINK; encoded by the coding sequence ATGGAAACGATCGAAAAACTTACAGCCGAAATTATGGCCGATCCACAAAATTCTATCTACACAAAACAAGGAATTAAACCGCTCTTTACAATTCCAAAAACTGCACGCATCAACATTGTTGGCCAAGCGCCAGGAATACGCGCACAAGAATCAGGGCTATATTGGAATGACCCAAGTGGTGATAATCTTCGAGAATGGCTTGGCGTAAGTAAAGAACAGTTTTATAATTCAGGATTATTTGCTATTATTCCGATGGATTTTTATTTTCCTGGACACGGAAAATCGGGCGATTTACCGCCAAGGAAAGGCTTTGCTGAAAAGTGGCACAAGCGAGTTCTTGCTCTCGCTCCAGATATAGAATTAACAATTTTAATTGGTAATTATGCTCAGCATTATTACCTTAATCAAAAATCGTCTGATAAGCTAACCGAAACCGTTAAAAATTATAAATCTTATCTTCCGGAATATTTTCCGCTCGTTCACCCTTCGCCTCGCAACAATATTTGGCAAGCAAAAAATCCTTGGTTCAAGGACGAAGTGATTCCAGATTTACAAAAAATAATTCAAGAAATTATCAACAAATAA
- the dnaG gene encoding DNA primase, producing the protein MNDAREEIKSRISIEDLAGEYLELKRTGRNFKALSPWTNERTPSFIVSPDKQIWHDFSSGKGGDIFGFIMEVEGMNFREALEFLARKAGVEIETFNSKRSKEIAEKKERLRKILQISSNFYQHMLIRDKKALNYVFKKRKLSKEIVQDFKVGYAPNGQKILTNFLLKKGFSLNDIRDAGLLNRFGGDIFRNRMVITLKDASGEPVGFTGRIIDDEPNAPKYLNTPQTLLYDKSSNIFGLSQAKNEIRKTGFAVVVEGNMDVISSHQVDVRNVVATAGTAMTVNHLKALSRFSNDIRLCFDSDQAGINATERAISLGQQAGVELSIITLDQSAGQAKDPDELIQKDIELWRRSIANPQPAMEWIFDQYQKRLDISTAKGKKDFSTIALKLVENLNDPVEKDFYINEISKRIGVSKATLLNKIGEEKKPEKTKKRVKIEKTDKKFVDDFLYEDDLLALAIKEPRLAKMLSDLKENSLHGEQRNKILEILKSEDMELLKSFDEYVKILLLKADERLGNIKESATDEMKRLIQKVKTENLRTQKENLQAELENAEIQGDENLKTKILSKIIELNKELNSGKR; encoded by the coding sequence ATGAACGATGCCAGAGAAGAAATTAAATCGCGAATAAGTATTGAAGATTTAGCTGGCGAATATCTTGAGCTCAAGCGAACGGGGCGCAATTTTAAGGCGCTTAGTCCCTGGACGAATGAGCGAACTCCGAGTTTTATTGTTAGTCCGGATAAGCAAATTTGGCACGATTTTTCATCTGGAAAAGGCGGTGATATTTTTGGTTTTATCATGGAAGTTGAGGGAATGAATTTTCGTGAAGCATTAGAATTTTTGGCTCGAAAAGCAGGCGTTGAAATTGAAACTTTTAACTCAAAACGCTCTAAAGAAATTGCCGAAAAGAAAGAACGCCTTCGAAAAATTTTACAAATAAGTTCTAATTTTTATCAGCATATGTTGATTCGTGATAAAAAAGCTTTGAACTATGTTTTTAAAAAACGCAAACTTTCGAAAGAAATTGTGCAAGATTTTAAAGTTGGCTATGCGCCAAACGGCCAAAAAATATTAACAAACTTTTTACTTAAAAAAGGTTTTTCGTTAAATGATATTCGTGACGCAGGGCTTTTAAATCGGTTTGGTGGTGACATTTTTCGAAACCGAATGGTAATTACATTAAAAGATGCGAGTGGTGAGCCGGTTGGGTTTACTGGCAGGATTATAGATGACGAACCAAACGCTCCCAAATATTTGAACACACCACAAACTCTGCTTTATGATAAGTCTTCGAATATTTTTGGACTTTCGCAAGCTAAAAATGAGATTCGAAAAACTGGTTTTGCAGTGGTTGTTGAAGGGAATATGGATGTAATTTCGAGCCATCAAGTGGATGTGAGAAATGTGGTCGCTACGGCTGGAACAGCTATGACAGTAAATCACCTCAAGGCGCTTAGTCGGTTCTCAAATGATATTCGCCTCTGTTTTGATAGTGATCAGGCTGGAATCAACGCCACTGAAAGAGCTATTTCTTTAGGTCAGCAAGCTGGGGTTGAGCTTTCAATTATTACATTAGATCAATCTGCAGGCCAAGCAAAAGATCCGGATGAATTAATTCAAAAAGATATAGAACTATGGAGGAGATCAATTGCGAATCCGCAGCCAGCAATGGAATGGATCTTTGATCAATATCAAAAGAGGCTAGATATTTCAACTGCGAAGGGTAAAAAAGACTTTTCCACAATTGCACTTAAACTTGTGGAAAACTTAAATGACCCTGTGGAAAAAGATTTTTACATTAATGAGATTTCGAAAAGAATTGGTGTTTCGAAAGCGACGTTGCTCAATAAGATTGGTGAAGAAAAGAAGCCTGAAAAAACCAAAAAACGGGTGAAAATTGAAAAAACAGATAAGAAATTTGTTGACGATTTTTTGTACGAAGATGATTTGCTTGCGCTTGCGATTAAGGAGCCTCGGCTCGCTAAAATGTTGAGTGATTTAAAAGAGAATTCTCTACACGGCGAACAGCGGAATAAAATTCTAGAAATATTGAAATCTGAAGATATGGAGCTATTGAAAAGCTTTGATGAATATGTTAAAATACTACTATTAAAAGCTGACGAACGGCTCGGAAATATTAAAGAAAGTGCAACCGATGAAATGAAGCGTTTGATTCAGAAAGTTAAAACTGAAAATTTGCGAACACAAAAAGAGAATCTTCAAGCTGAACTTGAAAATGCTGAAATTCAGGGTGATGAAAATTTAAAAACGAAGATTTTAAGTAAGATTATTGAACTAAATAAGGAGCTAAATAGTGGCAAAAGGTAA
- the rpoD gene encoding RNA polymerase sigma factor RpoD: protein MYLREIGKIPLLSLEKETELAKKAMEGDQKAKDKMAEANMRLVVSIAKRYSGRGLDLLDLIQEGNTGLLRAVDKFDPSKGFKFSTYATWWIRQAITRAIADQARTIRIPVHMVETINKLMRTSRRLTQELNREPTNEELAKEMDMDVEKVEYIQKIKQDITSLDAGIGRDGEEGEESTLGDFIEDEDTASPEESATVQLLKEQVRDILSTLSDRERKILEMRFGLNGTKSHTLEEVGLEFAVTRERIRQIEAKALMKLKKHKDSKKLHEYLD, encoded by the coding sequence ATGTATTTGCGTGAGATTGGTAAAATCCCACTCCTTTCACTTGAAAAAGAAACTGAACTTGCCAAAAAAGCGATGGAAGGTGACCAAAAGGCAAAAGATAAAATGGCGGAAGCTAATATGCGCCTTGTGGTTTCGATTGCAAAACGATATTCTGGTCGTGGGTTGGACCTACTTGATTTAATTCAAGAGGGAAACACTGGTCTTCTTCGTGCCGTAGATAAATTTGATCCAAGCAAAGGTTTCAAGTTTTCAACTTACGCAACTTGGTGGATTCGACAGGCAATTACTCGTGCGATTGCCGATCAGGCGCGAACTATTCGAATTCCTGTCCACATGGTCGAAACGATCAATAAACTTATGCGAACATCTCGCCGATTAACACAAGAACTTAATCGTGAACCAACTAATGAAGAACTTGCTAAAGAGATGGACATGGATGTTGAAAAAGTTGAATATATCCAGAAAATTAAGCAAGATATTACTTCGCTAGATGCGGGAATTGGCCGCGATGGGGAAGAAGGTGAAGAATCAACATTGGGTGATTTTATTGAAGACGAAGATACTGCAAGCCCAGAAGAATCAGCGACAGTTCAACTTCTAAAAGAGCAAGTTCGCGATATTCTTTCAACACTTTCAGACCGTGAGCGTAAAATCCTCGAAATGCGTTTTGGACTGAACGGCACAAAGAGCCATACGCTTGAAGAAGTTGGTCTTGAATTTGCAGTTACTCGTGAACGAATCCGTCAAATTGAAGCAAAGGCATTAATGAAGTTGAAGAAGCATAAAGATTCGAAAAAACTTCATGAATATTTGGATTAA
- a CDS encoding HAD-IA family hydrolase codes for MRISAKVLFFDCFGVLVLRQPSSEHIFEYVWKKDKNLLNFIRQQKTNGLKIGIISNVAQYQFDEFFSRKEQAELFDFLVLSGEVGCAKPNSRIFKIAIEKSNVLPSEIAFFDDSILNVESAQKVGIQGFLYKNWEDFSKEFKED; via the coding sequence ATGAGAATAAGCGCTAAAGTTCTATTTTTCGATTGTTTTGGAGTGCTGGTTTTACGCCAGCCTTCTTCAGAACATATTTTTGAATATGTCTGGAAAAAAGATAAAAATCTTTTAAATTTTATCCGTCAACAGAAGACTAATGGCCTAAAAATTGGAATTATTTCTAATGTCGCACAATATCAATTTGATGAGTTTTTTTCCAGAAAAGAGCAAGCAGAACTTTTCGATTTTTTAGTATTATCTGGTGAAGTTGGGTGTGCTAAACCAAATTCAAGAATTTTTAAAATCGCAATTGAAAAGAGTAATGTTCTACCGAGCGAAATAGCTTTTTTCGATGATTCGATTTTAAATGTTGAATCCGCCCAAAAAGTGGGGATTCAGGGATTTTTATATAAAAATTGGGAAGATTTTTCAAAGGAATTTAAGGAGGATTAA
- the mutM gene encoding bifunctional DNA-formamidopyrimidine glycosylase/DNA-(apurinic or apyrimidinic site) lyase gives MPELPEVETVVRGLNRLILKKKISKVKHDWPKSFPNAPKDVEDFMVGAEISKVSRRGKAIILKLNNEYTLVTHLRMTGQMVYRGEENWGAGHPNEDFLNDLPNKSTRVEIDFEDGTKLFFNDQRKFGYMKLLPDFEVELLPFFQKLGPEPLEDNFTVEVLKKQLSRKRKSMVKPVILDQSVIAGVGNIYADEALWRAKIHPETRIEDLSESDFVKLHEAIRFVMNKSIEKGGSTDRNYVNADGSRGNYLEYAAVYHKDGQPCKRCGTEISKIRVGGRGTHFCPNCQKIKKGLEK, from the coding sequence ATGCCAGAATTACCAGAGGTAGAGACTGTTGTCAGAGGATTGAATCGATTAATCTTGAAAAAGAAAATTTCGAAAGTAAAACACGATTGGCCTAAAAGTTTTCCAAATGCACCAAAAGATGTTGAAGATTTTATGGTTGGTGCTGAGATTTCGAAAGTTAGTCGTCGAGGAAAAGCTATTATTTTAAAATTAAATAATGAATATACGCTTGTGACTCATCTTCGAATGACGGGTCAAATGGTTTATCGGGGCGAAGAGAACTGGGGAGCCGGTCACCCGAATGAAGACTTTCTTAATGATCTACCGAATAAATCAACTCGTGTTGAAATTGATTTTGAAGATGGAACTAAATTATTTTTTAATGATCAACGCAAATTTGGCTATATGAAATTGTTGCCAGATTTTGAAGTTGAACTTTTACCATTTTTCCAAAAATTAGGGCCAGAACCGTTAGAGGATAATTTTACGGTGGAAGTTTTAAAGAAGCAACTTTCAAGAAAAAGAAAAAGTATGGTCAAGCCAGTAATTTTAGATCAAAGTGTTATTGCCGGTGTGGGGAATATTTACGCCGATGAAGCTTTGTGGCGAGCGAAAATTCATCCTGAAACTCGAATCGAAGATCTTTCGGAATCTGATTTTGTAAAACTGCACGAAGCTATTCGGTTTGTGATGAATAAATCGATCGAAAAGGGCGGTTCAACAGATCGAAACTATGTTAATGCTGATGGTTCACGTGGAAATTATCTTGAATATGCTGCAGTTTATCACAAGGATGGCCAACCTTGCAAAAGATGTGGAACGGAAATTTCGAAAATCCGAGTTGGCGGTCGAGGCACACATTTTTGCCCAAATTGTCAAAAAATAAAGAAAGGGCTTGAAAAATAA
- the holA gene encoding DNA polymerase III subunit delta, whose translation MLGGKTTILYGENSYERTAKLAQMKKDAEKSGFEIQKQEIDGLSKSDFVNLICGISLLAEKRFVYIRNLSENSEIWQNLGEILPRISTDVHLCIIEDKIDKRSTVYKSILKIVELYEFKAIAAKDSKNLAEFARAFGKKLGLKIDNKTANFLISWVGLNEWSIRDAIEKMALIGEANEQNIREFVPQNVESNAFAVFEMMLSGDVLGLQKEISKLKITDREEGAYKFLGLISTQVFNFSALKIGKSSGKTTAEIAKEIGANSWALGRLDNFAQNISNQQLTAIVSKISQIDEVIKSENVDVWAMIESTLIELAIFLNR comes from the coding sequence ATGCTTGGCGGAAAAACAACAATTCTTTATGGCGAAAATTCTTATGAGCGAACTGCGAAACTCGCTCAAATGAAAAAGGATGCTGAAAAATCTGGATTTGAGATTCAAAAACAAGAGATCGATGGGCTTTCGAAAAGTGATTTTGTTAATTTAATTTGCGGAATTAGTCTTTTGGCGGAAAAGCGGTTTGTTTACATTCGAAATCTAAGTGAGAATTCTGAAATTTGGCAAAATCTCGGTGAGATTCTCCCGCGGATTTCTACCGATGTTCATTTGTGCATTATTGAAGATAAAATCGATAAACGTTCAACTGTTTATAAATCAATTTTGAAAATTGTTGAGCTTTATGAATTTAAAGCTATTGCCGCAAAAGATTCGAAGAATTTGGCTGAATTTGCGCGCGCTTTCGGTAAAAAACTTGGGTTGAAAATTGATAACAAAACGGCAAATTTCTTAATTTCGTGGGTTGGATTGAATGAATGGTCGATTCGTGATGCGATCGAAAAAATGGCGCTAATTGGTGAAGCGAACGAGCAAAATATTCGTGAATTCGTACCGCAAAATGTTGAAAGTAATGCTTTTGCAGTTTTCGAAATGATGCTTTCGGGCGATGTTTTAGGTTTGCAAAAAGAAATTTCGAAATTAAAAATAACAGATAGGGAAGAAGGTGCTTATAAGTTTTTAGGTTTAATTTCAACGCAAGTTTTTAATTTTTCAGCCTTAAAAATTGGCAAAAGTTCAGGTAAAACAACGGCAGAAATTGCAAAAGAGATCGGTGCGAATTCTTGGGCTTTAGGAAGACTCGATAATTTTGCGCAAAATATAAGCAATCAACAACTTACAGCAATTGTTTCGAAAATCTCGCAAATTGATGAAGTTATCAAAAGCGAAAATGTTGATGTTTGGGCAATGATTGAATCAACATTAATTGAGCTTGCAATATTTTTAAACCGTTAA
- a CDS encoding DNA translocase FtsK 4TM domain-containing protein, whose amino-acid sequence MAKKQVKKSKAKKAPAPKQSVLPAGFWPQVSAVLLIAFSFFLILSWFGAGGAALTAIHQGFLGFMGWAAFFVPAVLIFISVEIFRDEQNRFPGLNTFGLVLILFWLSGFFGLFRASAGMHYGGWSGEISNKIMLAMVNSVVAAIIYLLLISITLLSILRVSPIVVIKKISEMLKTSDFANESKNAKVFEKAKEAMLSKKAEDLNNTEKPEIKLNAGVAVLDKKSREKAEQKEKKGLMRISKAKETSAEDSKKAENHAPIFDDSKWQAPGFDLLEHSQNPADAGDVEQNARTIKDTLSEFNIDVEMEAANIGPRVTQYTLVPQSGVKLSRIENLSDNIALNLAAESIRVEAPIPGKRAVGVEIPNLKSADVRLFGVLDSKEWRNARDPLTFAIGKDIAGHPVVGNLSKMPHLLIAGQTGSGKSVMMNALLTSLLYRHSPSELKLIMVDPKVVEMTAYEDIPHLLTPIINDSEKALSALKWAVNEMERRYRVLADEKIKEIKSYNKHVISKNEKIKKSTPEGEEPKLLEPLPYIVIVVDELADLMMAASKDVEAMIVRIAQKARAVGIHLVLATQKPVVSVVTGLIKGNVPSRIAFKVAANGDSRTILDRGGAEKLLGNGDMLFYMNGAPNLKRVQGAWVTDEEVLRVTNFIRSQGPPQYNDEVISQQVQPGAMGGVVMSGGSSSTDETFETAVKLVIEARKASTSYLQRRLGIGYGRAAKLIDEMEDRGIVGPPNGSKPRQVLVSSYEEIGE is encoded by the coding sequence ATGGCTAAAAAACAAGTGAAAAAAAGCAAAGCTAAAAAAGCCCCGGCTCCAAAACAAAGTGTTTTACCGGCTGGATTTTGGCCGCAAGTTAGTGCGGTTCTTTTGATTGCGTTTTCATTTTTCTTAATTTTGAGCTGGTTTGGTGCTGGTGGTGCGGCGCTTACAGCAATTCACCAAGGATTTCTTGGATTCATGGGCTGGGCTGCATTTTTTGTGCCGGCAGTTTTAATCTTTATTTCGGTTGAAATTTTTCGTGATGAACAAAACCGTTTTCCAGGCTTAAACACTTTTGGTCTTGTACTTATTCTATTCTGGCTTAGTGGTTTCTTTGGGTTATTTAGAGCTTCTGCTGGAATGCATTATGGCGGTTGGAGCGGTGAAATTTCGAATAAAATTATGTTAGCAATGGTGAACTCTGTTGTTGCGGCGATTATTTATTTACTTTTGATTTCAATTACATTGCTTTCGATTTTGCGAGTTTCGCCAATAGTTGTGATTAAGAAAATTAGTGAGATGCTCAAGACTAGCGATTTTGCTAATGAATCTAAGAACGCTAAAGTCTTCGAGAAAGCCAAAGAAGCAATGCTTTCGAAAAAGGCTGAAGATTTGAATAATACCGAAAAGCCAGAAATTAAACTAAACGCAGGTGTTGCGGTTTTGGATAAAAAATCACGTGAAAAGGCTGAACAAAAAGAGAAGAAAGGTTTGATGCGAATTTCGAAAGCCAAGGAAACTTCTGCTGAAGATTCGAAAAAAGCTGAAAACCACGCGCCAATTTTTGATGATTCAAAATGGCAAGCGCCAGGTTTCGATTTGTTGGAGCATTCACAAAACCCGGCCGATGCTGGTGATGTTGAACAAAATGCACGAACAATTAAAGATACGCTTAGCGAATTTAATATTGATGTTGAAATGGAAGCCGCAAATATTGGTCCACGAGTAACACAATATACTTTAGTTCCGCAAAGTGGTGTAAAGCTAAGCCGAATCGAAAATCTTAGCGATAATATTGCGCTAAATTTAGCCGCAGAATCAATTCGTGTTGAAGCACCGATTCCGGGAAAACGAGCAGTTGGTGTGGAGATTCCAAATTTAAAATCTGCTGATGTTCGACTTTTTGGAGTTTTAGATTCTAAGGAATGGCGAAACGCTCGAGATCCATTAACTTTTGCAATCGGTAAAGATATCGCTGGTCACCCAGTTGTGGGTAATCTTTCGAAAATGCCGCATCTTTTGATTGCTGGTCAAACAGGCTCTGGTAAGTCTGTTATGATGAACGCATTGCTTACAAGCTTGCTTTATCGACATTCACCAAGTGAGTTAAAGCTAATCATGGTTGATCCGAAAGTTGTGGAAATGACAGCTTACGAGGATATTCCGCATCTGTTAACGCCAATTATTAATGATTCCGAAAAAGCGCTTTCGGCTCTTAAGTGGGCGGTTAACGAAATGGAACGTCGTTATCGTGTTCTGGCTGACGAGAAAATCAAAGAAATTAAAAGCTATAACAAGCATGTGATTTCTAAAAATGAGAAGATTAAAAAATCAACACCGGAGGGTGAAGAGCCTAAATTGCTTGAGCCACTACCCTATATCGTAATTGTTGTTGATGAGCTTGCCGACTTGATGATGGCGGCATCAAAGGATGTTGAAGCTATGATTGTGCGAATTGCACAGAAGGCTCGTGCTGTTGGAATTCACCTTGTTCTGGCGACTCAAAAGCCGGTTGTTAGTGTTGTGACTGGTTTGATTAAAGGAAACGTTCCTAGCCGAATTGCGTTCAAAGTTGCAGCGAACGGTGATTCTAGAACAATTCTCGATCGCGGTGGTGCTGAAAAGCTTCTTGGAAATGGTGATATGCTGTTCTATATGAATGGTGCGCCAAACTTAAAGCGTGTTCAGGGTGCTTGGGTTACGGACGAAGAAGTCTTGCGAGTTACAAACTTTATTCGTTCGCAAGGACCACCTCAATATAATGATGAGGTTATATCGCAGCAAGTTCAACCTGGAGCTATGGGTGGAGTAGTGATGAGTGGCGGAAGTTCTTCTACGGATGAAACTTTTGAAACAGCTGTTAAGCTTGTCATTGAGGCAAGGAAGGCTTCAACAAGCTATTTGCAACGACGCCTTGGAATCGGCTATGGTCGTGCTGCGAAATTAATTGACGAAATGGAGGATCGTGGAATTGTTGGTCCACCAAATGGCTCAAAGCCACGCCAAGTGCTTGTTTCTAGCTATGAAGAAATCGGTGAATAA